The DNA region GAGAAGCGCCTTCTCGACGAGGAGGCGCACTACATCTACACGCTCCAGTGGCATCGCATCGTGCCGCACAACGCGCGGGTCCGCGGCTGGACCATCACGCCCAGCCACTTCCTCAACAACCAGCTCGACACGGTCTGGCTTGGTGACTAGCTAGGTGACTAGCTTGGCGGAGCCAAGCTACTCCTCTCATCCCTCTCCCCCACCGGGGGAGAGGGCAGGGTGAGGGGGCAGCAGGATGGGGGGGCGTCTAAGTTCGTAAGCCGCTACTGCTGATCCCCGATCAGCCGCCACACCCCGTTCTCGCGCCGGGCCACCTCGAGCTCGCGCTGCCAGGAAAGAACAGGCACCCAGCGGCCCACCCACTGCAGACGCCCGGTCACTTCTCCGGTGGAATAGACCCAGGCCTGATCGCCCAACATTCTCACGGCATCGATGCGCACCCGGACGGTGATGGCGTCGTAGAGGGCGAACATCGTCTGGAGCTGCCGGCGCAGGGCAAGCTTGTTGAAAGGCCCGGTGCGATACTGCTCGGAAACGTGGCTCAGCACGCCCTCGGTATCCCGACGCTCCATCTGCTGGACGGCCGTGACGAGCTTGGCCTGAAGCTCGCTGACCACGGTGGTGGGTGCCGCGGTACCAGGTGGCTCCGGGGAAGCCTGGGGAGTCGGATCTGCTGCTCGGGCCGCTGGCACCGCCGTGAGCCAGATGGTTCCGGCCAGCAGCGAAGAAAGACCGAAAGCCAATATTCGTGCGCGCTCTGCCATGACTTCCACGGTACGCCTCGAGGCAAGTGCCTGATCTCGCCGGAAGCTTTGACAAGGCTCGCCCCGACGTCTAGACTTCAGCCACATCCAAGGCGCTGTCCAACGGGAGGAATGTCATGGCCGACATGAAGGTGGTTCGTCTCAGCCAGACGGAGGTCGTGAAGTTCGGTCCGGACGCCACGTATCAGCTCATCCTCGGCGACGACGAGGGGACGACGCCGATCCGTACGGGCATCCAGACCTCCGAGCCCGGTTACGTCGCGCCCGTGCATTCCCACCCGTACATGGAAGTGCTGCACATCCTCGACGGCGTCGCCGAGGCCTGGGTGGACGGCCAGGAGGATCGCAAGGTGCGCCTGGAGAAAGGCGACACCATCGCCCTGCCCCCGAACGTCCCGCACAGCTTTCGCGTCGTCGGCGATCAGGTGCTGAGGCTCCTCGGTACCCACGTCTCGCCCAAGCGCATCGTCGAGTACAAGGACGGCCGCGCCACCGATTCGAGAGGCTACCAGATCAACCCGTAACCTGTCGTCGCCCAGTTTGGCACTGGGCCAAGTTGCGAGCCAGACGAGGCGCAAGCGGGCCCGGCAGCCCGAGGCGTTCGTGAGTGTACGTTGAGGGTTGCCGGTCCGCTTGCAACGAAGTATGGGGAAGCAAATTGGCCCAGTGCCCGTAAACTTGACACTTGCCCGGGGCAGGAGGGATGATGGGCGCCCTATGTCGCGGGAAATCAAGGTTTACGACACCACGCTGCGCGACGGCACCCAGGGAGAGGGCGTGTCCTTCTCCATGGAGGACAAGGTCCGCATCGCCCAGCGTCTCGACGCCCTCGGCATCCACTACATCGAGGGCGGCTGGCCCGGCTCGAATCCCAAGGACCTCCGCTTCTTCAAGCGCGTGCAGGACGCCGTCTTCAAGAGCGCCAAGATCACCGCCTTCGGCTCCACGCGCCGGCCCGGCGTGAAGCCGCAGGAGGACAGCAATATCCAGGCCCTGGTGGAGGCGGGCCCGCCCGTGGTCACCATCTTCGGCAAGTCGTGGGACCTGCACGTCACCCACGCCCTCGGGACCACGCTCGACGAGAACCTCGCCATGATCGGCGACTCGATCGTGTACCTGCACAAGCACTTCGAGGAAGTCGTCTACGATGCGGAGCACTTCTTCGACGGCTTCAAGAAGAACCGGGACTATGCCCTGGCCACCCTCAAGGCCGCGGAAGCCGCGGGCGCCCACTGTCTCGTCCTCTGCGACACCAATGGCGGCGGCTTGCCTCACGAGGTCGCGGAGATCATCCGCGAGGTCAAGAAGCATGTGAAGCCGGAGACGCCGCTGGGCATCCACGTCCACAACGACACCGAGTGCGCGGTTGCCAATACCCTCGCCGCCGTATCCGAAGGGGTGAACCACGTCCAGGGCACCATGAATGGCTATGGCGAGCGCTGCGGCAATGCCAACCTGGTCTCCATCATCCCGAACCTGATGATCAAGATGCGTCTCGACTGCATTCC from Candidatus Methylomirabilota bacterium includes:
- a CDS encoding cupin domain-containing protein, which gives rise to MADMKVVRLSQTEVVKFGPDATYQLILGDDEGTTPIRTGIQTSEPGYVAPVHSHPYMEVLHILDGVAEAWVDGQEDRKVRLEKGDTIALPPNVPHSFRVVGDQVLRLLGTHVSPKRIVEYKDGRATDSRGYQINP